The following proteins come from a genomic window of Nostoc sp. TCL26-01:
- a CDS encoding response regulator transcription factor: MTHILLIEDEVKLARFIELGLNYQGYQVSVAYDGLTAIIAAGRLQLDLILLDWMLPGLGELEICHRLRSTGKKVPIILFTTKDEVSDRIIGLDAGADDYLVKPFSLEELAERIYTHLQKTKKQTL, translated from the coding sequence TCTTACTGATTGAAGATGAAGTCAAATTAGCGAGATTTATTGAACTAGGACTGAACTATCAAGGCTATCAGGTTAGTGTTGCCTATGATGGATTAACAGCAATCATCGCCGCAGGTAGATTGCAGTTGGATTTGATCCTGTTAGATTGGATGCTACCTGGTTTAGGAGAGTTGGAAATTTGTCATCGTTTACGCAGTACTGGCAAGAAAGTGCCGATAATTTTATTTACCACTAAAGATGAAGTCAGCGATCGCATTATCGGGTTAGATGCTGGTGCTGATGATTATCTCGTCAAACCCTTTAGCTTGGAAGAATTAGCCGAGAGAATCTACACTCATTTGCAAAAAACTAAAAAACAGACGCTGTAG